The stretch of DNA CGCATGTCTATTATTTGTCGAAAGGACTGCCTCCATGGACGACCACACGCCTTTGCAAGAAGCCCGCGCCTACGTGGACGGCAACGGCGAACTGGCGCGCGCGCTTGGCGTGGAGTCAAGCGACGCCCTTTCCGTGGAGCCGCTTGGCCAAGGCGAGCACAACGCGAACTTCGTGCTGACGGCCGCAGACGGACGCCGGTTCGTGCTGCGCGTCAACTACACCAGCCAGCTCGGCCTTTCCGACCAGGTGGGATACGAGTTTTCCGCCCTTGCGGCCCTGGCTTCCAGCGGGCGCGTGCCTCGTGCGCTCTTCGTCGATTCCAGCTGCCAGCGCATCGGCCACGGCGTGCTCGCAGAATCATACCTCCCCGGCACGTGGCTCGATTTCGCCGACCCGGCCCAGGTGCGCGAGGCGGCACGCGTGCTCGCCGACGTGCACAGCGTGCCGGTCTCAGAAGACTGCGGGCTTTTGCGCCCAGAAGACCCCTTGCGCGACCAGCTGAAAACGTGCGAGACGCTGTTTTGCACTTACGCGAAAAGCCCGCTGTGCGAGACGCGGGTCGCACGCACCGTGGAGCGCTTCTTTGCGCGAGCTGAAGCCGCCGTGGCCGAAGCCGCGCAAACAAACGCCGACGCGACGCACATCCTGAACACCGAAGCGGTGCCGTCCCATTTCCTCATCGATTCGACGGGACGCGGCGGCATGGTCGACTGGGAAAAGCCCGTCGTCGGAGAGGCGGCCCAAGACGTCGCCTACTTCTTGTCGCCGACGACCACGATCTGGGACACCGACTTCATCTTCGACGCCGCCGGCCGCGCCCGCTTCATCGAGGACTACTGGCGCTCGGTCGACGGGCGGTTCTCCCGCGACGCCTTCGATGCACGGTTTTCCGCCTACGTCATGACCAACGCGCTCATCGGCGTCACGTGGAGCTGCAACGCCTTGGTCGAATACCACGGAACCGACAGGCCACTGCAAAACGACAAGACGCGCAACCTGCTGCCCCGCTACGTCTCGCAAGACTTCCTCGACCTGCTGTGGCGCGACTGCTTCTCGGGTGGCAGATAAACGGCTTTTCGAGCGGCCCGCACGACTGCCGCGAAAAATTTTCAAAAAACTTTACTATTAGACCTTGTCTAATAGTTGCGTGTAACTTATACTAAGCGCTGTCTGAAGCACGAAAACCGGAAGCGAGCCTCTTCCGGTTTTCGTTTTTTAAGGAAACCGATTCTGGTCGTCCGAGATAAAGATGACTGAATTGCTAAACGTTTTTCAAGGGACGAGCAGCTTTCCGTTTGCCCTGTTGACGCACGGCCCGAGCGCCGGCCTCTTGCGCGGCGGCCTGCCCAAAAGCCCTGTTGGCGCACAGCCCCTATGCGCGGCGCACGGGATGGCGAATGACCGTCTTGCACTTCTCAGGCGCCACGCGCCGGGGATCTGAAAGGTATATCTCATGATGGCGGCGGGTGTCGGAAAAGTCGTTCTCATAGCCGTTTTCCGCCAAATACGCATCCATCAGCGCCACCGTCGCCGGCTCGTCGTCGTACGGGCCAACGTGCATCGCCTGCACGCATTCGCCCTCGTCAATGGTGACGAGCTCCACTTTCGAGCAATCGACGCCCTTCTTGCGCGCCACTTCGCCTTTGGCCCAATCCAGGTCGACGTCCGTCACGAAGTCGGGCATGCGGATGACCGAGATCCACTGAAAGTCCTGCTTGCGCGCGCAATCGAAGCCTTCAACGCCCGGCTGTTGCCAGAAGCCCTCAAGCGGCGGCACGACGAAGTCGAAGTAGCCTTCGATGCGGTGGTCGCCCTTCTTCGACATCTTCACCGTGTAGGCCACGGCATACAGCATCCCGACGGCCTGCTTGTACGCCCCGTCCTCGACGCTGGGATCGCCCTCGCCGCGCACCGCGATGAACGACATCGGCCCCACCGTGACGATCTGCGGCTTTTTCGACGGCAGGTAGAACTCCTTGTATTCCTTCTTGAAGTCGAACGCCATAAAGCCCCCCTCGCCTGTCGCCAGAAACAAAAAAGACCCTTGCGGGCCTCTTGGTTACTTGAAAGTGGCGGGATGTACGAGACTTGAACTCGCGACCTCCGACGTGACAGGCCGGCGCTCTAACCAACTGAGCTAACACCCCGCGTTGACAGCGACGATTATATTACCGGACCTTGCCTCACAATGCAAGAAGTTTTTTTCGCGCTGTCAAAAAATCGAAGGGAAGCAGGTCCGATGCCCCCTTCCTTCTTTTGGTCAATGGCATAGAGTCGAATGGGACGGCGCCACGGCGCGCCGAGAAGGAGGCGATTGCCATGGAACCTGTCATATCGGTCGAAGGGCTGACGAAGTCGTACGGACCCGCCCGCGGAGTCTTCGACCTGTCGTTTTCCGTGCACGGCGGCGAGGCGCTAGGCTTTTTAGGAGCCAACGGCGCAGGCAAGACCGTCACGATGCGTCTGCTCATGGGATTTGTGCGGGCGCACGCCGGCGAGGCGCGCATCTTCGGGCTCGACTGCTTCGACGAGCGCCCGACGATCCAGCGCCGCGTCGGCTACCTGCCGGGAGAGCTGGCGCTGCCAAGCGACATGACGGCACAGGCGTTTCTGCACATGCAGGCAAGCCTGCGCGGCCTGCACGACCTGGAAACCATGCACGCGCTGATCGATTATTTCGAACTGAACCCGTCTGTGCGCATCAGAGAGCTGTCGAAGGGCAACAAGCAGAAGGTCGGCATCGTGAACGCGTTCATGCACGCCCCCGACGTGCTGCTGCTCGACGAGCCGACGAGCGGGCTCGACCTGCTCATGCAGCGCCGATTCGCCGACCTCGTGCAGGAAAGCCGCAGCAAAGGGGCGGCCGTGCTGCTGTCGTCGCACGTGCTTGGCGAAGTCGAGCGCTTGTGCGACCAGGCGCTTTTCGTGCGACAAGGGCGACAGACGCGCTTTTGCGACCCTGCCGCGCTCGATGCGGACGCGATCGTGGAAAACCTCTACGGACCCGAAGCCGCACGCCTTGCATGGAACGACTTCAAAACAAGGAGGGCGTCATGAGCCTCAAACTGTTCACCCGCCAGCTGCATGCGAACCTGGCTGCGGCTTGCATCGTCGGAGCCGTCATAGCGCTCTACGCCGTCTGCGTCACCATGATGTACGACCCGGCGCTGGGAGAAAGCCTCGACGCGATGAAAGACGCCATGCCCGAGCTGTTCGCAGCCTTCGGCATGGCGGGATCTTCCACAACGCTTGCCGATTTCATGATCAACTACCTGCAGCAGTTCTTGCTCGTGTGCCTGCCGCTTGTGCTCGTGGCGCTGGCCACCCGTCGCATGCTTGCGCAGCCGCTGGAAACCGGATCGCTCTCCTGCGTGATTTCGCTGCCGCTTGGCAGGCATCGCATCATCGCCACCTACCTGTGCGCCCTGTTTGCGCTGCTCGCAGGCTTGTTGATCGTCACGACCGCCATCGAAGTCGGCTGTGCCGAAGCGCTCTTCCCCGGCGAGCTCGACACGGCCGCCCTGCTGCGGGCCAATGCCGGGCTGCTGCCGCTGTGGTCGTTTTTGGGAGCCGTCTGCTTCCTGGCGGTCATCGCGTCGCGCCGGGCCGACCGCGGGTTCGCAACAGGCCTCGGCATCTGCCTGGCAAGCTATCTGGCGACGATGCTCGCCGACATGGCGGAAGGCTGGGAATTCCTCGACGCGATAAACCCGCTCGCGTTCTATGACGCATACGGCCTGGCCGCCGGAGAACCAAGCGCCGCTGCCGGCTGCGTCGCGCTTGCCGCCGCTGCGCTCGCGCTCGCCGCCGTCGCCGCCCTCGTGTTCGGCCGCCGCGACTTCAGCATCTAAGGGACAAGCGGCCCGCGCCAAGGCTGCATTCGGCGCGGGCCGCCGCCGAATGCAGCTGCCACCTGCGTCAGACGAGACCGCCGCGGCACGCCTTGGGTCTACAGAAACTCCGGCTTGTACGCCCACTGCTTCACCATGGAGCACCACCCGCGAAACTGCACCATCATCTCGTCGAGCCGAATGGCCCGGCCCAGGCTGCGCTGCTGGTGCATGTAGCCGTCGCCGAGCCAAATGAGCAGGTCGGTGGCGTCGCGCATAGACACCTCGTCGCGGAAGCGGTCGGCGTGCACGTGGTGGAAATACCGCTCCAGCAGCTCGTCGACCTGGTTGTACATCCATCGCCCCGCAACCGTGCTCACGTCGCGATGCTCGGAATAAAACGCCCGGATGGAAAACTCGATCAGATAGGGATACCGGTCGAACACGTCCATTCGCGCGTCGGCGCAATACAGCATGACGTCGAAATAGTCGTCGATCTGCCAATATTCCTCCCCGATGATGCTCTCGACCATCTTTTCCCGCACCGTGTCGAGCAGGTAGAAATAAAAGTCGCACTTGTTGCGGAAGTAGAAGAACAGAAGCCCTTTCGAGATGCCGCAGCGCGCCGCGATGTCTTGCGTGCGGGCATGCTGATAGCCGTTGCGGCCGAACGCCTCGACGCCGGCAGCGATGACGCGCTCCTGGCGCTCGGCGGGCAGCTTCTCGAACGCATCGTGGTCAGACACGGGCGCCTCCTTTTGACTGATCGGTCAATCCGGCACCCCATGCTAGCGCATTGACCCGTTTTTCAAAGGGGGTGCAAGCAGAAGGCGAGGCGAAAGCGCGACAAGCGAAAAGGCTTGACGTGAAAGTGCGCAGGCGGGGCACGAAAACGCCATGCAGCGGCACGGCCGGCACCTGGCCGGCGTCCGCACGACGGCCTTTCTCTTCGTTTGCGCCGGCTACGGCCGATTCGCGTTGCGCGGGTCGATTCCGCAGCCGCGCAGTTCGTCGCGCACCGCTTTGCGCACGATGAAATAGACCGCAACGAGAAACGCGGCGCAGATTGCCAGCGGAAGAACCACGGCAATGAACATGATGAGCAGCTCTGGAATCCCCATGCCTACGATTTTCATAAGAAGCCCCTTTCGGGAGAGTATGCCAGCGCCTTCGAATATACCCGTTCGCCTTCGCGGCAACGATGACGCCCGAAAAGCGTTGGGAAACGGTGAGGCTTTTTTGTGCAGATGCACAAGCGGCGGCCGGCCGGCATCTGCATCACGGCACCCCGCCAGTTTTGTGCAGGTTGTGGACATTGGGTCGCTGTGGGAAGTTATGCTTGGAACCACGGCCAAACAACGCTAGTATATCTATCGCTGTCAACGCGGGGTGTTAGCTCAGTTGGTTAGAGCGCCGGCCTGTCACGTCGGAGGTCGCGAGTTCAAGTCTCGTACATCCCGCCACTAAAACATGAGGTCAGGAGTCAACTTTGCTCCTGGCTTTTTGGGTTATAGGCAGAAAAGTGCGTAAAGGAAATCATTCGACACCGTTAGGATATGGAGTCGAACGATGGAATTCAGGCCACACCAGCCCCTCTCCCCAACGAGCACAGCTCCACCAGCGCGCGCCTGGCCTTCCCGAGCCGCTCGTGCCTGTACTTGTGGCGGTCGGTCTCGGACCGCTCCCTCAAGAACCCCTCGTATTCTGCGCACCACCCCTGGAAGCGCGCCATCCACACGGCCGCTTCGGTGCTGTCCTCGACGCGCATCAGGTCCTTCGCGACCGCGTAGAGGTCGACCCCTGCCTGCGTCTTCGGCCTGGTCGTGGCGCACCTCTGAATCCTTGTTTCCGGCCACGCGGCGCGCATCGCCTTGCCGATGCCCCCGGCCCCGTCGCAGACGAGGACGTCTGGAGGCGCGATCCCCTGCATGAGGCACGCCCGGTCCTTCGCGTTCTCGGACTTCGCGAGATGGCAGCCGATGACGTGCGCGTCGGTGCAGGCGATGAGGACCACGGCCTTGTTGCGGACAAGCCAGATGCCGTCCATGTAGACGAAGTGGTGGGCCTCGTCGCACGCGGGAAGGATCGGCCAGAGCGACCAGAACCTCGCCGTCTTGTCGCGAAAGGTCCTCGCGGGGATCCCGAGCTCGCACTGGGCGAGCTTGCCGAGCAGCCACCTGACGAACATCGCGAGAGCCTTCGCGGCGCTGTCGATCTTGCGGACCGAGGACGCCCCGCATCTGCCGCAGCGCCATCGCTGCGTGCCCGCCTTGGTCTTGCCGTTTTTCATCATCGCAGCTCCGCAGACCTTGCATTTTGGCTTTGGCATCCCAATCCCCGTTCCAAGGCAACTCTTTTCTCGCAAAAGGTTGCCTGAACTGGGATGTCAAGAGGACTCATTACACACTTTTTCGCCTATAAGAGAGTTGGGGGCAACCAACTCTGAGAGGCGGCATTCGATTCCCTAGCTGGAAAAACGGGAGTTTGGATTACACACTTTTTCACCTATATCCCTAAATATAATATTCCGCCCAACCCATCACGGCGTAACCTTTTTGGGGGCAAATAACAAACCCGGCGACGATGGTGGCCGCACGGCCGCCCGATTGGCCGGGCAAAACAAAGAGGATCCCCCTAATCTCTTGTCGACCAAGAACCGAAACAGAGAGGAATCCTCAATGAGCGATCCTGCAGCATCGGCTGCCGCGACGGCAGCCCTGGCCGACGTTTTCACCGACATTCTGTCGGAGGGCGGCGTCACGTTCGCGGACTTCGAGAGGGCCACGCTGCGAGCGGGCCACTCCGTGATGGCCGAGGCCATGGACCTCGCGCTGGAGCGGCTCGATGCGGCCCTCTGCTCCGACCTTCCCGCCGGCGCGCGCGTTCACGACGTGCGGGATCGCGCGCTGGCGACCACGGCAGGCGACGTTCGGTTCCGCCGGCGCCGGCTGCGCGGCCGCGCCGGCGAGACGGTCGTCCCCTTGGCCGACGCGCCCGACCTGCCCTGGGGCGCCAGGGCGTCGCCGGCCGCCGAGGCATTCCTCGTGGAGGCGGGAGCCGAGGTCTCCTGCGCGGGCGCGGCCAGGCTGTTCGTGCGCGCCGGGAGACTTCTGGCCGGAGGCGGTGGCCGCCATCGGCAGCGAGTTCGACCTGTCCGCGCTCGAGCGCGTGCCGGCCCGCCTGCGCAACGACGCCGACCTGATCGCGGCAGACGGGCCCTCCCTGGGCGCCATGGAGTCGGAGAGCCGGCATCTGCGCAATCCGCGCATGGCCTCGGCGCCCTGCGCCTGGTCCCGCCAGGGCGCGTCGCACATGGCGAGGCTGCGAAGCGGGCGGGGCTCGGGAAGGGCCGTCCCGCCAAGGACGCGGGCCGGCTCGGCCGCTCCGCTCAGGAGGCGGCGCGGCGAGGCGGGGGGATCCGCCGCGCTGGAGCGCGCCGTCCTGTCGGCGACGGGCTGTCCCGCCCGCGTCGGGTCGGGATGCGGGCCGCCCAGGGCATCCGTGGCCGGCTCGGCCTCCAAAGTGCGCTATGCTGCCGCCGTCGACTCCGGAATGGCCGGAACGGGTTGGTAGGAGATCAAGGGGATGCGACCCCAACAAGGTTACGCCGTCCCAACCCATCTCAGACGCATCGAGTCGTTGCGCATCGGTCTTGAGGTATACTTATAATCCCGTCTTTGACACCGGCGAACGGCAACTTACGGCATAACACCAGGCGACAGGCCTGTTTGTTGGGATTTAGACCGGTTTATCTTTTGGTGCTTCTTACTTTGGCGCCGTGCGCGGCCGTGAGCACCTTGCCCATCTGGCGGTTCGCGACGATCTCGTAGTCGGTGCGGAATCCGAACGCGTCGTGCAGTGCGTCGGTCACGTCGTCGCGAGCATAGGCGGGAACCCAGCCCTCGCCGGAAAGCTCCAGCACGTCCATGCCCCGCAGCGTGGAGAGCAGCTCCCCGCAGGTGAACTTATGGCCCAGACGCTCGTCCATCAAGCGGTAGACCAAAAGCGCGACGAAGCAGGTGAGGAAGTGCCCGCGTATCCCGTCGGCGCGGCTGAGGCAGGCCGGGCGGGCCTTGAGCTCGGCCTTCATGGTGCGGAAGCACTCCTCGATCCGCCAGCGGCGCTTGTTCACGGCGATGACGTCGGCGGGGTCGTCCTCCAGCGACGTCGCGATGCACGAGAGCCCGTCGCAGCGGGCCTCCTCGGCGACCTTGGACTCGTCGAGGGACGCGACGGCCCTGTCGGCGAGCTCGCCTTCGGCCGTGACATGCTCGACGCAGAGGAGCCGGGCCGGGTCGTTGGGGCTGCGCCTCTCGGCAGCCTTGGCCCCCTTGGCCGCCTTCGCGGCGGCGCGCTCGGCCTGCCGCTCGCACATGGAGGCCCGGTACTCCATGCGCTTGAACGAGAAGGTGGCGACGCAGCGCCGCTCGAAGCCCTCGTCGTCCTTGGCCCGCTTCTCCTTGTGGAGCACGCGCTCCCACGTCTCGACCTCGCCGGCCTCGCGCAGGTCGTAGACCGCATCGGAGCCTGAAAGCCTCCAGCCCGCAGGGTCGAGCGCCCACTCGCGCAGCTCTGTCTTCATCTTTTTATGCTCTGCGCCATGACGAAGGCGCGCCCGCCCTCGGTGCTGAACAGGCGGTTGTCCTTCGAGGAGAGCCCGGCGTCGGTGCACGCCACGAACCTGGACTCGCCGAACTCCTCCATGATCGTGCGCTCGAGCGGCTTGAGCGTCGTCTGCTCGGACGCGTTGCCGGGCGCGATGCGGAACGCCAGCGGGACGCCGTCGGCGTCCACGAACAGGCCCATCTGCACGATCGGGCTCGGCCGGTGCTCCTTGGAGACGCCGTAGCGCCGGTCGCCGTCCTCGTCGGCGCACCCGATCTCGAAGAAGTAGTTGGCGCAATCGTAGTAGAGCACGCCCGTGCGCCTGCGACGCAGCTTGGAGGACGACTTGTAGAGTCCGGCCTGGATCGCATCGGAATGTTTGGCTAGAACCGACAGCGCGCGGTAGACCTGGTGCTCCGCGAACGCCGGGGGCTCGATAAGCTTTTGGCACCACTTGAACGTGGCGAGCTTCGACGAGGGGGCGAGCATACTTCCCGTGGCCAGGTGCTCGGCGATCTCCCCGAGGTCGAAGTCGAACCCCTGCCCCTCGGCGATCCTGCCGCACATGTCTCGCAGCCCGAGCTCGGAGAGGACCTTCGCGGGGAACAGGTAGCCTGCGTTCGCGCGGCGTCTTGCGCCCTTTTCCATCCGCTTCGGGGATATAGGCAAAAAAGTGTGTCCGATTCTGACTTGACATGCCTGCTCAGGCTAGCTTTTTCAAAAGAGAAAGTCGGCTTGGGCAGGGGTGAGCGGTGGCAACAAGGAAATGCAGCATATGCGGCGCATCAATGAAGAAGAACGGATTTACCAAAGCAGGGACGCAGCGCTGGCAATGCAAGCAGTGAGGAGGATCTAACGTCATCAAGAACGATACGGCCTCGAGGTGGCTTAGAGCATTCGTGTCGTGGCTTTTGGGCAAGCTCTCCCAAACAGAGCTCAAGGCGAACGGAAGAACCTTCAGAAACCGCACTCGGGAGTTTTGGAAGCTATGGCCGATCCTTCCGCCCTGCGACGAGATCCACCATGTCGTCTACATGGACGGCATCTGGCTCTCGAGAAGGTGCGTCGTCCTCATAGCGTGCACCGACGAATACGTGATCGGATGCCATCTTGCGAGAACCGAGAACTCGAAGGACTGGGGATGCCTCATGCAAAGGATCGCCTCTCCCGATGTTCTTGTCTGCGATGGCGGAGGCGGCATCGAGAAGGCAAGGCGCGCCTGTTGGCCGAGGACCCGGGTGCAAAGATGCGTCTTCCATGCGTTTTGCCAGGTCAAAAGGTGGACTACGACAAAGCCCAAGACTCAAGCGGGAGTGGATCTCTACGCCCTTGCAAAAAACCTCATGCACATAGATTCTCTTCGGGCATCGGCAGAATGGCTTGCCGCATTCCACAAATGGTGCAACGACTACGAGGAGTTTCTGAAAGAGCGCAGCGACGACGGCGGTCGCTACAAGCACGAGAGGCTTCGCAAGGCCAGGAAGGCGTTGGCGACGCTGTGCAATGCCGGAACGCTGTTCACCTGCCTCGACGAGGAGCTCGTGAAGGGAGGGCCCATTCCGTCCACATCCAACAAGATCGAGAACCTCAACGGCCGAATAAGGCGGATGCTCGTTAGCCACCGCGGCATGGGCATCGACCACAGGATCAAGGCCATCTTCTGGTTTTGCTACATGAACTCCGAATGCCCCAAGAGCTTCGCGCAGATGCTGGAGACGTTCCCCGACGACGACAAGGTTCGGGAATGGAGGATGCGGGCCGCCGAGGCCAACGGAGATGAAACCGGTGCTCCTGCAAGATGGGGCGAGGGGTTGGTGTGGTCCGAGTTCCACCACAGCACCCCGTACCCCTATGCGGTTGACTAAATCGCAGACACACTTTTTTGCCTATATCCCCCGCTTCGCGGGCCTGAGCCTTATGGTCACGGCGGCCGCGTCAAAGGCCTCCTTCTCGGTCATGCGCGCGATCTCGGCGCGGGCCCACGCAATCGCGCCGTCATAGTCAAGGCCCTCGCGCTCCATGGCCTCCTCGGCAGTGCCGAGCTTGGCCGCTATCTTCGAAGAGGTCTTTTTGGTCTTGGGGTCGTACGTTGACTTTATTGCATACAGTCTGGTCGACTTCGACGATCTGGCCACTTTGAGGCGCATGGGCGTCTCCTTGCCGGGCCTGCATTCCTTCATACTGTATCGTAAATTACCTAAAAGTACCATATAATAATGCTATCAAATTTGACATTCGGCAACAAAAAAGCCCCGCTCAACGGGGCAGTCAGAATCTGAGTAACCTATTTAGCTGTCAAAGACCCGAGACTCGTTTTCCTATTGAACTATCGTTTTGACGATACTATAATGAGCTATCGTCAAAACGATAGGTAAGGAACCATCATGGCAGAGCCGCTTACCATTTTCCATGGTTCAAACCGCATCATCGAAAAGCCCACTTGGGGCACAGGCAACCCGCATAACGACTACGGACTCGGATTCTATTGCACCGAAAGTTTGGAGCTGGCGAAGGAATGGGGCGTATCCGATGAGTCCGACGGCTTTGCAAACGAATACGAATTGGACGCATCGGGGCTTGCTTGCCTCAACCTCAACAGCGGCGATTATTGCATTCTGCATTGGCTCGCGGTTCTTCTGGAGAACCGCACCTTCCGCATTTCAGGCGACATCGCCCCCCTCGCCAAATCGTTCATTCTCGACCGGTTCGCCATCGATTACCGCAACCAGGACATTCTGCGCGGCTATCGCGCGGACGACTCCTACTTTTCCTTCGCGAACGCCTTTCTCAACAATGCCCTCACCCTCGATCGTCTAGAGCAGGCCATGGCGTTGGGAAATCTAGGCGAACAGGTTGTCCTTCTTTCCGAAAAGGCATTCGCGCAGCTGCGTTTCATCTCGGCACATACAGCCGACAAAACCATCTACTATCCGCGAAAAAAAGCACGCGACAGCGAGGCACGAAGCATTTACCGCACCGAGCTGAAACTAGCAGACCTAGCGGCCAGCCCCACCATAGCCACCATCATGCAAGAAGATTGGAGGCCCGACGATGCGCGCTTACGACGAGTCGTATTTGAATGATGCCATGGATACCTTGGGCGAGGCTCTCGACTACGCCGTTGCTGACTGCGGGCAGGATCCGGACGAGTTCTTTGAATGGTTCGTCGTATCGGGCATGGCCGCCAGCTTTGGCCGAGGAAATCCGAAGTTCGTGGCCGGCATGTCAGGCGTGGAACTTGCCCGAGAAGTGCAATTTCGCATTCTGGGCAAACGAAGCGACGTGACAGCCACGCAGCCGCTTGACCGTACGCCCGAATACTGGGCCGGATGGTTTTTAGCCTACTATCAGTGGTATCGGGGAATTCCCTTTGATGAAATGGCGCGATACGGCCTGGTGCCTACCATGCTTTTGGAGCGCTCGATCCTTCATGAGGCCGATGCAAGCAAAGCAGTGGCTTTCGCTGATCGTCTGATGGAAAACGCCACCGAGTCGCCCAGCCGCCTTGCTTTTTTGCGCAAGCAGCGCGGCCTGACTCAGCAACAATTAGCTGAAGCGGCCGACGTGTCCCTCCGCATGGTCCAGTTGTACGAACAGCGACAAAACGATCTCTCAAAAGCTGCAGCGGGCGTGGTTGTGCGCCTTGCGCACGTAATCGGCTGCAGCGCGGAAGAGCTGTTGGAGTCATGACCCCCGCATAGCGAGATGTTCCTCGCCTCTTGAGCTTCGCGTCCTTCTGGCCGGAGTGCTGTCAATACGAAAAACCTCCCAAGCGGGAGGTATAGCGTTTTCGTGGTGCACCGTGAAGGACTCCGCATCTTCGCTCCGCGAACCTGCGGGGCCTGCGCGCGCTTCGCGTGCTCGGCCGAATTGCCGGCGAAAGCTGCGCTTTCGCGCTTCGGCAATTCCCTTCGCAGGTTCGAGTCCTTCTGTCTGAAGTGCTGCCGATACGAAAACACCTCCCAGGTGGGAGGTGTTGCATTTTCGATGGTGCACCGTGAAGGACTCCACATCTTCGCTCCGCGAACCTGCAAGGCCTGCGCGCGCTTCGCGTGCTCGGCCGAATTGCCGGCGAAAGCTGCGCTTTCGCGCTTCGGCAATTCCCTTCGCAGGTTCGAGTCCTTCATTCTGACTGCTGTCAATATGAAAATACCTCCCAAGCGGGAGGTATCATGTTTTCGTGGTGCACCGTGAAGGACTCGAACCTTCGACCTTGGGATTAAGAGTCCCCTGCTCTACCAACTAAGCTAACGGTGCACATTGCCAA from Xiamenia xianingshaonis encodes:
- a CDS encoding aminoglycoside phosphotransferase family protein is translated as MDDHTPLQEARAYVDGNGELARALGVESSDALSVEPLGQGEHNANFVLTAADGRRFVLRVNYTSQLGLSDQVGYEFSALAALASSGRVPRALFVDSSCQRIGHGVLAESYLPGTWLDFADPAQVREAARVLADVHSVPVSEDCGLLRPEDPLRDQLKTCETLFCTYAKSPLCETRVARTVERFFARAEAAVAEAAQTNADATHILNTEAVPSHFLIDSTGRGGMVDWEKPVVGEAAQDVAYFLSPTTTIWDTDFIFDAAGRARFIEDYWRSVDGRFSRDAFDARFSAYVMTNALIGVTWSCNALVEYHGTDRPLQNDKTRNLLPRYVSQDFLDLLWRDCFSGGR
- a CDS encoding GyrI-like domain-containing protein; translation: MAFDFKKEYKEFYLPSKKPQIVTVGPMSFIAVRGEGDPSVEDGAYKQAVGMLYAVAYTVKMSKKGDHRIEGYFDFVVPPLEGFWQQPGVEGFDCARKQDFQWISVIRMPDFVTDVDLDWAKGEVARKKGVDCSKVELVTIDEGECVQAMHVGPYDDEPATVALMDAYLAENGYENDFSDTRRHHEIYLSDPRRVAPEKCKTVIRHPVRRA
- a CDS encoding ABC transporter ATP-binding protein, which produces MEPVISVEGLTKSYGPARGVFDLSFSVHGGEALGFLGANGAGKTVTMRLLMGFVRAHAGEARIFGLDCFDERPTIQRRVGYLPGELALPSDMTAQAFLHMQASLRGLHDLETMHALIDYFELNPSVRIRELSKGNKQKVGIVNAFMHAPDVLLLDEPTSGLDLLMQRRFADLVQESRSKGAAVLLSSHVLGEVERLCDQALFVRQGRQTRFCDPAALDADAIVENLYGPEAARLAWNDFKTRRAS
- a CDS encoding TetR/AcrR family transcriptional regulator codes for the protein MSDHDAFEKLPAERQERVIAAGVEAFGRNGYQHARTQDIAARCGISKGLLFFYFRNKCDFYFYLLDTVREKMVESIIGEEYWQIDDYFDVMLYCADARMDVFDRYPYLIEFSIRAFYSEHRDVSTVAGRWMYNQVDELLERYFHHVHADRFRDEVSMRDATDLLIWLGDGYMHQQRSLGRAIRLDEMMVQFRGWCSMVKQWAYKPEFL
- a CDS encoding IS1/IS1595 family N-terminal zinc-binding domain-containing protein; its protein translation is MPKPKCKVCGAAMMKNGKTKAGTQRWRCGRCGASSVRKIDSAAKALAMFVRWLLGKLAQCELGIPARTFRDKTARFWSLWPILPACDEAHHFVYMDGIWLVRNKAVVLIACTDAHVIGCHLAKSENAKDRACLMQGIAPPDVLVCDGAGGIGKAMRAAWPETRIQRCATTRPKTQAGVDLYAVAKDLMRVEDSTEAAVWMARFQGWCAEYEGFLRERSETDRHKYRHERLGKARRALVELCSLGRGAGVA
- a CDS encoding DUF3990 domain-containing protein, with protein sequence MAEPLTIFHGSNRIIEKPTWGTGNPHNDYGLGFYCTESLELAKEWGVSDESDGFANEYELDASGLACLNLNSGDYCILHWLAVLLENRTFRISGDIAPLAKSFILDRFAIDYRNQDILRGYRADDSYFSFANAFLNNALTLDRLEQAMALGNLGEQVVLLSEKAFAQLRFISAHTADKTIYYPRKKARDSEARSIYRTELKLADLAASPTIATIMQEDWRPDDARLRRVVFE
- a CDS encoding helix-turn-helix domain-containing protein, with protein sequence MRAYDESYLNDAMDTLGEALDYAVADCGQDPDEFFEWFVVSGMAASFGRGNPKFVAGMSGVELAREVQFRILGKRSDVTATQPLDRTPEYWAGWFLAYYQWYRGIPFDEMARYGLVPTMLLERSILHEADASKAVAFADRLMENATESPSRLAFLRKQRGLTQQQLAEAADVSLRMVQLYEQRQNDLSKAAAGVVVRLAHVIGCSAEELLES